In the genome of Anabaena cylindrica PCC 7122, the window ATGCTGTTTTATCCAATTCAGAATTAACTAAATTTATTCAAGAATCAAGTCTTCACCGTCATCAAAGCTGTATCATTACGACTAGCCGGGAAAAACAAAATTCCCTGGAAGTTAATACTAAAACAGTTTGTACTCTCACGTTAAATGGTTTAGCCAAAACAGAGGCTTTAGAACTATTACAATCGAGAGGATTTACAGGTAAAGAATTAGGTTTATCGGCTTTAATTCAACTTTATCGTGGTAATCCTTTAGCAATAAAACTTGTTATTCCCTTGATTGAGTCTGTATTTGGTGGGAATGTGGCAGCTTTTCTTAATCAAAATACCATAGTTGTGAGCGATCGCTTGCGTGTCATCCTCAAACAGCAATTTGAGCAGCTTTCCGGCTTGGAACGAGATATCCTATACTGGTTAGCAATTTGGCAAGAACCCATCTCTTTCTGTCGATTGCAGACCCATTTGCTGCTATCCGTTGATCCTGCTATGGTTTTAGAGGGCATTATGGCGTTGGAAAAGCGATCGCTTTTAGAAAAATGGAACAGCGAACAAGAACCCGCATTTACACTGCAACCCTTGGTAATGAAAGTGGCAACTGATGAGTTAGTGGAAAATGCTGTTCAGGAGATTCGTCAGGTTGTGCGGACTAATGACATACATTATTTTCACATATTGCGGACGCATTGGTTACTGCGACCGGGTACAGACGATATTGCAGGCGATCGTATTTTAAATCAACTGTGTGAAAAATTATACCCTGTATATAGTTCGACTTTGCCGCAGATTCTCAATCAAATTTTGCCACTTTTACAAAATCAATCTCCTTTAGCAATTGGTTACATTGCTTGCAATATCACAGCATTAATTAATCGGAATAATTAATTGCAAATTAGATGCAGTTTCTCACAGTAGCATCTACCAAGCTTCTGCGGGTCTTCCAATAATAACCAAAGTTTGGTAGTAATTGTTTTTTAAACTTGATTTTATTGACTAGTAGCAACACCACAATACTACGTATAGCGTTGCCTCATATGATGAGGTACATCATACCACCCCCATCGCTTACGGGGAGGGGTTTTTGTACCTCATTCAACCAATAACCGCTGTATAT includes:
- a CDS encoding NB-ARC domain-containing protein; protein product: MPNSIKASTTGLEIVDKARLRLGWTKTSTARWWQDAHTSKATLRRFWQGDRIQKEIFIAICQAVGINEWETISDSSDTQLDITTPLIDWNEAPNIESFYGRNAELLQLEEWINNGCKLINIIGIGGIGKTSLALAIADSLQSQFDCLIWKSLYHTPSLNFLIDYLLNSFNQSAVQNIQKDTFKLISYLQQHRCLLILDGLDAVLSNSELTKFIQESSLHRHQSCIITTSREKQNSLEVNTKTVCTLTLNGLAKTEALELLQSRGFTGKELGLSALIQLYRGNPLAIKLVIPLIESVFGGNVAAFLNQNTIVVSDRLRVILKQQFEQLSGLERDILYWLAIWQEPISFCRLQTHLLLSVDPAMVLEGIMALEKRSLLEKWNSEQEPAFTLQPLVMKVATDELVENAVQEIRQVVRTNDIHYFHILRTHWLLRPGTDDIAGDRILNQLCEKLYPVYSSTLPQILNQILPLLQNQSPLAIGYIACNITALINRNN